Proteins encoded together in one Impatiens glandulifera chromosome 1, dImpGla2.1, whole genome shotgun sequence window:
- the LOC124921635 gene encoding transcription factor UNE10, with protein MNLQCVPSWGVHQENPSSPKRIDNTNSIAFPALDVSMFDDGYEVTELTWENGQLALHGLCPSRVPPPGKLLLPTYPPTNTWVDKPRAGGTLESIVNQAAVPFTNYPAHVGVGGGGGVEELMSWYEHNPAAEVEPAKVSVPLTATLTMDALVPCSAVQGLVDSGMVQGGTGMVGSCSGKVAGRESGGKNRFSASALEWNNLDNSASESATICRDNNNRYVKVDTCEKDMTMGGGFTSNSTGSPENTSSGKTTPDEHESVSHNRPKKIREGNSSEKEKKLKVSGRSSVTTKRSRAAAIHNQSERKRRDKINQKMMTLQKMVPNSSKTDKASILDEVIEYLKQLQAQINMMNRMNMQPTSTMNMMMPLALQQQLQMSMMNPNTNMGMGMAAAAAAGMGMGMPGAGMGIGMPGAGMGMNSIIGARPNIPAMPNTHVLNPSSFLPLGAAAAAPGGSVAVRLPTTNTVALMPDPMSMYLACQSQPTMDAYSKMAALYQQMQQTPNGS; from the exons ATGAATCTACAATGCGTACCTAGCTGGGGTGTTCATCAAGAAAACCCATCTTCTCCAAAACGCATTGATAACACCAATTCAATTGCTTTTCCTGCCTTAGATGTCTCCATGTTCGACGATGGTTACGAGGTCACAGAGCTTACATGGGAGAACGGCCAACTAGCCCTTCACGGACTATGTCCATCTCGTGTTCCTCCCCCGGGGAAGTTGTTGTTGCCGACATATCCTCCGACCAACACCTGGGTCGACAAGCCAAGAGCCGGCGGAACATTAGAGTCCATCGTTAACCAAGCTGCCGTCCCTTTCACAAATTACCCCGCCCACGTCGGCGTCGGTGGCGGCGGTGGTGTGGAGGAACTCATGTCGTGGTACGAGCACAACCCAGCTGCGGAGGTGGAGCCGGCCAAGGTTAGTGTACCGTTGACCGCTACCTTGACCATGGACGCACTCGTTCCTTGCTCTGCCGTGCAGGGATTGGTTGACTCAGGGATGGTTCAAGGAGGGACAGGAATGGTGGGTTCGTGTAGTGGTAAGGTTGCCGGCAGAGAAAGCGGCGGCAAGAATAGGTTTTCGGCGTCGGCTCTTGAATGGAATAATCTTGATAATAGTGCTAGTGAGAGTGCAACCATTTGTAGAGATAATAACAACag GTATGTTAAAGTTGACACGTGTGAGAAGGATATGACGATGGGTGGCGGTTTCACTTCGAATTCCACGGGTTCACCGGAGAACACAAGCTCCGGCAAGACAACACCCGATGAACATGAATCAGTTTCTCATAATAGACCAAAG aaaattagaGAAGGTAATTCATCGGAGAAGGAAAAAAAGCTGAAAGTAAGTGGAAGATCATCTGTGACCACTAAACGGAGTAGAGCCGCCGCCATTCATAACCAATCCGAACGA AAAAGAAGGGATAAGATCAACCAAAAGATGATGACATTACAGAAGATGGTCCCAAATTCCAGCAAG ACGGATAAAGCTTCAATACTAGATGAAGTAATCGAATACCTAAAGCAATTACAAGCTCAAATCAATATGATGAATAGAATGAACATGCAGCCGACATCAACCATGAATATGATGATGCCCTTAGCTTTGCAGCAACAATTACAAATGTCTATGATGAATCCTAATACCAATATGGGAATGGGAAtggccgccgccgccgccgccggcaTGGGAATGGGTATGCCCGGCGCTGGCATGGGGATAGGTATGCCCGGCGCCGGCATGGGCATGAACTCTATTATTGGCGCTCGTCCTAATATTCCAGCCATGCCAAATACTCATGTTCTTAATCCTAGTTCTTTCTTACCCCTTggtgccgccgccgccgccccAGGTGGTAGTGTTGCCGTTCGGTTACCGACAACAAACACGGTGGCTCTAATGCCGGATCCGATGTCTATGTATCTTGCATGCCAATCACAA CCAACAATGGATGCTTATAGCAAGATGGCTGCTTTGTACCAGCAAATGCAACAAACTCCTAATGGATCTTGA